The following proteins are co-located in the Octopus sinensis linkage group LG24, ASM634580v1, whole genome shotgun sequence genome:
- the LOC115224096 gene encoding uncharacterized protein LOC115224096 — protein sequence MERFQDVITLNIPNWYSKPFEVQAVDCEDDVQEELIELQNDNEATMRYRFHGKEGLWFHQSILNSYPNLWKHLKLMLLAFPTSYLVEYGFSHVGTLLSKSRSGLDVAKRGDLQLKSTNLQRNLSALAASHQPQGSQ from the coding sequence ATGGAGCGATTTCAAGATGTTATTACATTGAATATTCCAAACTGGTATAGCAAACCGTTTGAAGTCCAAGCAGTCGATTGCGAAGACGACGTTCAGGAGGAGCTAATTGAATTGCAAAACGATAATGAGGCCACAATGCGATAtcggtttcatggcaaagaaggTTTGTGGTTTCATCAAAGTATATTGAATTCTTACCCCAACCTTTGGAAACATTTGAAATTAATGTTGCTTGCCTTCCCAACGTCGTACTTGGTCGAATATGGTTTCAGTCACGTTGGTACTTTACTTTCTAAAAGCAGAAGTGGACTGGATGTGGCCAAACGAGGAGACTTACAATTAAAATCGACAAATTTGCAACGAAATCTGTCTGCACTCGCTGCGTCGCATCAGCCTCAAGGATCACAGTGA